One Janthinobacterium sp. TB1-E2 genomic region harbors:
- a CDS encoding transporter, whose product MPSPRLLCLSLLLSLAPLAQAQQGDPVLPYRPSVASPAQLPVPGQLEFEAGGLLSKTDDTRRASLPYAFKLAFTPEWGVLLEGEGVVRAHDGTARRETGVGDTTFVLKRAFLLDSATALGLELGWKLPTAKDSIGSGKSDVSLNGIFSRDLGAVHVDANLNATRLGASDPDAGRVQTGWATSFSTPVSGRWGATAEVSGTRLRGAPSTAQLLLAATYSPTPRLAIDIGMARGLTASSPDWSLFSGVVVPLGKLW is encoded by the coding sequence ATGCCGTCTCCCCGCTTGCTTTGCTTATCTCTGCTGCTGTCCCTGGCGCCGCTGGCGCAGGCGCAGCAGGGTGATCCCGTCCTGCCTTACCGGCCTTCCGTAGCCAGTCCCGCCCAGCTGCCCGTGCCGGGCCAGCTGGAATTCGAGGCCGGCGGACTGCTATCGAAAACGGACGACACGCGCCGCGCCAGCCTGCCTTACGCTTTCAAACTTGCGTTCACGCCCGAATGGGGCGTGTTGCTCGAAGGCGAGGGTGTTGTGCGTGCGCACGACGGCACGGCGCGGCGCGAAACGGGCGTAGGCGACACGACGTTCGTGCTCAAGCGCGCCTTTTTGCTCGACAGCGCCACGGCGCTGGGCCTGGAGCTGGGGTGGAAGTTGCCCACGGCCAAGGACAGCATCGGCAGCGGCAAGAGCGACGTGTCGCTGAACGGTATTTTCAGCCGCGACCTGGGCGCCGTGCACGTGGATGCCAACCTGAACGCCACACGCCTGGGGGCGTCCGACCCGGATGCGGGCAGGGTGCAGACGGGCTGGGCGACCTCTTTTTCCACGCCCGTCAGCGGCCGCTGGGGCGCCACGGCGGAAGTGTCGGGCACGCGCCTGCGCGGTGCGCCGTCCACGGCGCAGCTGCTGCTGGCCGCCACCTACAGTCCCACGCCACGGCTGGCCATCGACATCGGCATGGCGCGCGGCTTGACGGCGTCGTCGCCGGACTGGTCGCTGTTCAGCGGTGTGGTCGTGCCCTTGGGCAAACTGTGGTGA
- a CDS encoding methyl-accepting chemotaxis protein: MLNQMKVGTRLLAAFFCVALMGAIVAGIGIFNMGKIDTMAGQMYNHELLGLSYIKEANIALIKVGRARSNFLLATTSEERAGRQADIAKYLEENKNNLAKAQPLFVTPAAKELFARFATVEAEYVSTLQQSLALAAAEPLAQRSAQLTALLAKTRQHADELDGVLDKLSLQKEARAKAAAEQASGVYQASRSFMIALVLGSVAAGLALGALITRGLTRQLGGEPAYAVKIAGAIAEGDLTVEIRTASHDSASLLFAMKTMRDKLVGIVSQVRSGTDTINTASGEIAQGNLDLSSRTEEQASSLEETASSMEQLTSAVRQNADNARQANALAGAASDVAGKGGAVVGRVVQTMESINASSRKIVDIISVIDSIAFQTNILALNAAVEAARAGEEGRGFAVVAAEVRNLAQRSASAAKEIKTLIGDSVEQVEIGSRLVHDAGKTMDEVVTSVRQVADIMQEITAASAEQSAGIEQVNQAVLQMDQVTQQNAALVEEAAAAAESLQDQAQTLTELVGVFRLHAQAQQMAVPAASNVTPLRRSAPAARQDVRRLA; the protein is encoded by the coding sequence ATGTTGAATCAAATGAAAGTGGGGACGCGCCTGCTTGCAGCCTTCTTTTGCGTCGCGCTGATGGGAGCCATCGTGGCCGGCATCGGCATTTTCAACATGGGCAAGATCGATACCATGGCGGGGCAGATGTACAACCATGAGTTGCTGGGACTGTCGTACATCAAGGAAGCCAATATCGCCCTGATCAAGGTGGGCCGCGCGCGCAGCAATTTCCTGCTGGCTACCACCAGCGAAGAGCGCGCAGGGCGCCAGGCCGATATCGCCAAATACCTGGAAGAGAACAAGAACAACCTGGCCAAGGCCCAGCCGCTGTTCGTCACGCCGGCCGCCAAGGAGCTGTTTGCCCGCTTCGCCACCGTTGAGGCCGAGTATGTGAGCACCTTGCAGCAGTCGCTGGCGCTGGCGGCGGCCGAGCCGCTGGCGCAGCGCAGCGCGCAGCTGACGGCGCTGCTGGCCAAGACGCGCCAGCACGCCGATGAGCTCGATGGCGTGCTCGATAAATTGTCATTGCAGAAGGAAGCGCGGGCCAAGGCGGCTGCCGAGCAGGCATCGGGCGTGTACCAGGCCAGCCGCAGCTTCATGATCGCGCTCGTGCTGGGCAGCGTGGCGGCCGGTCTGGCGCTCGGGGCGCTGATCACGCGCGGACTGACGCGCCAGCTCGGTGGCGAACCGGCGTATGCCGTCAAGATCGCTGGCGCCATCGCCGAGGGCGACCTCACCGTCGAGATCCGCACGGCCAGCCACGACAGCGCCAGCCTGCTGTTCGCCATGAAAACCATGCGCGACAAGCTCGTGGGCATCGTCAGCCAGGTGCGCTCGGGCACGGACACCATCAATACGGCCTCGGGCGAAATCGCCCAGGGCAACCTCGACTTGTCGTCCCGTACGGAAGAGCAGGCCAGTTCGCTGGAAGAAACGGCGTCGTCGATGGAGCAGCTGACGTCGGCCGTGCGGCAGAACGCGGACAATGCGCGCCAGGCCAATGCGCTGGCCGGCGCCGCGTCCGACGTGGCCGGCAAGGGCGGCGCCGTGGTGGGGCGGGTGGTGCAGACGATGGAATCGATCAATGCGTCCTCGCGCAAGATCGTCGACATCATCAGCGTCATCGACAGCATTGCCTTCCAGACGAATATCCTGGCCTTGAACGCGGCCGTGGAAGCGGCCAGGGCGGGCGAGGAGGGGCGCGGATTCGCCGTCGTCGCAGCGGAAGTGCGCAACCTGGCGCAACGCTCTGCCAGTGCCGCCAAGGAAATCAAGACACTGATCGGCGACTCCGTCGAGCAGGTGGAAATCGGTTCCAGACTCGTGCATGACGCGGGCAAGACGATGGATGAGGTGGTCACCAGCGTGCGCCAGGTGGCCGACATCATGCAGGAAATCACGGCCGCCAGCGCCGAGCAAAGCGCCGGCATCGAGCAAGTCAACCAGGCCGTGCTGCAGATGGATCAGGTGACGCAGCAAAACGCGGCCCTCGTGGAAGAGGCGGCGGCCGCCGCCGAATCGCTGCAAGACCAGGCGCAGACCTTGACGGAACTGGTGGGCGTATTCCGCCTGCATGCCCAAGCGCAACAGATGGCCGTGCCGGCGGCCAGCAACGTCACGCCGCTGCGCCGCTCAGCGCCGGCCGCCAGGCAAGACGTGCGGCGCCTGGCCTGA
- a CDS encoding copper oxidase gives MITRRNFFMNAGAVALSAAAVSRVGAASLPEAVSMAGADTKAPPPPPNGRPYNPVVTLNGWSLPWRMNNNVKEFHLVAEPVVRELAPGMQANLWGYNGQSPGPTIEVVEGDRVRIFVTNKLPEHTSVHWHGQRLPNGMDGVTGLTQPGIAPGKTFVYEFVAKRPGTFMYHPHADEMTQMAMGMMGFWVTHPKDPNFMKVDRDFVFLLSNYDIDPGSYTPKIMTMTDFNLFTFNSRVFPGIDPMVVRQGDKVRVRVGNLTMTNHPIHMHGHEFEVTGTDGGWTRPESRWPEVTTDIAVGQMRAVEFTATDLGDWAFHCHKSHHTMNAMGHDVPTMIGVDHQGVAAKINQLVPGYMVMGERGMADMGEMQMPIPDNTLPMMAGDGPFGAIGMGGMFTTVKVRKDQKPGDYRDPGWYKHPAGSVAHEWTGALPAPVRGQGAGKPATKSGVEMTVRKPGGHSGH, from the coding sequence ATGATTACACGTAGAAACTTTTTCATGAATGCGGGCGCCGTCGCCCTCAGTGCCGCGGCCGTCAGCAGAGTCGGTGCGGCATCGTTGCCGGAAGCCGTCAGCATGGCTGGCGCGGACACCAAGGCGCCGCCACCGCCGCCGAACGGGCGTCCGTACAACCCCGTCGTCACCCTCAACGGCTGGTCCTTGCCCTGGCGCATGAACAACAACGTCAAGGAATTCCATCTGGTGGCCGAACCCGTCGTGCGCGAACTGGCGCCCGGCATGCAAGCGAACCTGTGGGGCTATAACGGCCAGTCGCCAGGGCCGACGATTGAAGTGGTGGAGGGCGACCGCGTGCGCATCTTTGTCACGAATAAATTGCCGGAACACACGAGCGTGCACTGGCATGGTCAGCGCTTGCCCAACGGCATGGATGGCGTCACGGGCCTGACCCAGCCGGGCATCGCCCCCGGTAAAACTTTTGTGTATGAATTCGTTGCCAAGCGGCCCGGCACCTTTATGTATCACCCGCATGCCGATGAAATGACGCAGATGGCCATGGGCATGATGGGTTTCTGGGTCACGCATCCGAAAGACCCGAACTTCATGAAGGTGGACCGCGATTTCGTCTTCTTGCTCAGCAACTACGACATCGATCCGGGCAGCTACACGCCGAAGATCATGACCATGACGGATTTCAATTTGTTCACCTTCAACAGCCGCGTCTTCCCCGGCATCGACCCGATGGTCGTGCGCCAGGGCGACAAGGTGCGCGTGCGCGTGGGCAATCTCACCATGACGAACCACCCGATCCACATGCATGGCCACGAATTCGAGGTGACGGGCACCGATGGCGGCTGGACGCGCCCCGAATCGCGCTGGCCCGAAGTGACGACCGATATTGCCGTGGGCCAGATGCGGGCCGTGGAGTTTACCGCCACGGACCTCGGCGACTGGGCTTTCCACTGCCACAAATCGCACCACACGATGAATGCCATGGGACATGATGTGCCCACCATGATCGGCGTCGACCACCAGGGCGTGGCCGCGAAGATCAACCAGCTCGTGCCCGGCTACATGGTGATGGGCGAACGGGGCATGGCCGACATGGGTGAAATGCAGATGCCGATTCCCGACAATACCCTGCCGATGATGGCCGGAGACGGCCCCTTCGGCGCCATCGGCATGGGCGGCATGTTTACCACGGTCAAGGTACGCAAGGACCAGAAACCGGGCGACTACCGCGACCCGGGCTGGTACAAGCATCCGGCCGGCAGCGTGGCCCATGAATGGACGGGCGCCTTGCCGGCACCCGTGCGCGGCCAGGGCGCGGGCAAGCCGGCCACAAAAAGCGGCGTCGAGATGACGGTGCGCAAGCCGGGTGGGCACAGCGGGCATTGA
- a CDS encoding TolC family protein has translation MTRFKNPYGLTPLALAAVLLLSGCASFSQDGGMQTVSALADARTGAPAALADKGGEDKLTQLLAQPLDADSAVRIALMNNHGMKVALAELGASESDLVQAGRLRNPGLSFGRSHGSHGNEIDRGVSFDLAGLLTMPMRVNIERGRFEQAKLQAASSAVQLASDTRRAYFNAVAAVQTEAFMQRALLSAEAGAELATRLQQAGNWSRLDQARQQVFYADAAGDLARARHQALVTREHLTRLLGLWGKQTSFTLPSRLPDLPAQAADAGNIEAQAMEQRLDVQRAKLDVHATADALGLSKVTGFINVLDVGYTNKSSSEAPRENGYEVSLELPLFDWGSARNAKAQALYEQSLQRTAGTAVKARSEVREAYSSYRTAYDLARHYRDEVVPLRKTISHEVLLRYNGMLASVFELLADAREQVASVNSAIETQRDFWIAQTELQSAINGSGPANKE, from the coding sequence ATGACGCGTTTCAAGAACCCGTATGGCCTTACGCCGCTGGCCCTGGCGGCCGTCCTGCTGCTCAGCGGCTGCGCCAGCTTCAGCCAGGATGGCGGCATGCAGACGGTCTCCGCGCTGGCCGACGCCCGCACGGGCGCCCCGGCGGCGCTGGCGGACAAGGGCGGCGAGGACAAGCTGACGCAATTGCTGGCCCAGCCCCTGGACGCCGACAGCGCCGTGCGCATCGCCCTGATGAACAACCACGGCATGAAGGTGGCGCTGGCCGAACTGGGCGCGTCCGAATCGGACCTCGTGCAAGCGGGGCGCTTGCGCAATCCCGGCCTGTCGTTCGGCCGCTCGCACGGCAGCCACGGCAATGAAATCGACCGCGGCGTCAGCTTCGACCTGGCTGGCCTGCTGACCATGCCGATGCGCGTGAACATCGAGCGGGGCCGTTTCGAGCAAGCCAAGCTGCAGGCCGCCAGCAGCGCCGTGCAACTGGCATCCGACACGCGCCGCGCCTACTTCAACGCCGTGGCCGCCGTGCAGACGGAAGCGTTCATGCAGCGCGCGCTGCTGTCGGCCGAGGCTGGCGCCGAACTGGCCACGCGCTTGCAGCAGGCGGGCAACTGGAGCCGCCTCGACCAGGCGCGCCAGCAAGTGTTTTATGCGGACGCCGCCGGCGACCTGGCGCGCGCCCGCCACCAGGCATTGGTGACGCGCGAGCACCTGACGCGCTTGCTGGGCCTGTGGGGCAAGCAGACCAGCTTTACTTTGCCATCGCGCTTGCCCGACTTGCCGGCCCAGGCGGCGGACGCGGGCAATATCGAGGCGCAGGCGATGGAGCAGCGCCTCGACGTGCAAAGAGCGAAACTCGACGTGCATGCGACGGCCGATGCGCTGGGCTTGTCCAAGGTGACGGGCTTCATCAATGTGCTCGACGTGGGCTACACCAACAAGAGCAGCAGCGAGGCGCCGCGCGAAAACGGCTATGAAGTGTCGCTGGAATTGCCGCTGTTCGACTGGGGCTCGGCGCGCAATGCGAAGGCGCAAGCCTTGTACGAGCAGTCGCTGCAGCGCACGGCGGGCACGGCTGTCAAAGCCCGCTCGGAAGTGCGCGAAGCGTATTCGAGCTACCGCACGGCCTACGACCTGGCGCGCCACTACCGCGATGAAGTCGTGCCGCTGCGCAAGACGATCTCGCATGAAGTATTGCTGCGCTACAACGGCATGCTGGCCAGCGTCTTCGAGCTGCTGGCCGACGCGCGCGAACAGGTCGCCAGCGTCAACAGCGCCATCGAAACCCAGCGCGATTTCTGGATCGCGCAAACCGAATTGCAGTCAGCCATCAATGGCAGCGGCCCAGCCAACAAGGAATAA